From the Oceanibaculum indicum P24 genome, the window TCGGCACCAAGTTGATGCCGCCGCCAATGCCGGAGCTGCTGAGGCCGATACCGTTCAGGAAGGCGTTGGAACCGCGCAGCACCTCAACCTGGCCCAGCGATTCGACGGCGCTGACCTGACGTGGCGCCATGCCGGCCAGACCGTCCACGGTAATGTCCTCGCCATTCACCGGAAAACCGCGGATCACGAACAGCTCCGCGAAATTGCCGAAGCCATAGGTGCTGCGCACGCCGGGATCGTTCTCCAGCACGTCGGCCAGCGTCTCGGCCTGCTGGTTCTGGATCAGCTCCTCGGTGTAGGAGGTCACGCTGAACGGCACGTCCATGATGTCGCGGTTGCCCAGCGCACCGACCCGCGCGCCGCGCGACACCTGGCCGCCGGCATAGGCCGGCGGCGGCGTACCGATATCCGACTTGGCATTGCCGCCCTCGCCTTCGACCACAACCGGCGACAGCTGCACCGCACCGCCCGAACCGGCCTGCTGCGCCTTCACCGGCACAGCACCCGCCACAAGGGCGGTCGTCGCCAGCAGCATCCCCAGCATCGCCGCGCGGCCGCAGCCCCGGCCAGCGGTCTCCGTGACCCCGATCATTGCTTACACTCCATGGAGGTTTGGAAAAACATGACCCTAAGCAGGCCGCAAATATACGGCCCATCTAATAATGCGACTAATTATCATTAGACTATTAAAGCCCGCTGAAGCAGAGCGCAAGCCTTCAATGCGGTTATGTGAAGCGGGTCAGCCGCTTCCCGGCATGACGCGGCGATATGGGCCCGCCTCAGAACACCGCGTGATCGCCCCTGTCGTCCCTGGCCTCGCCGCGGATCAGGCGGGCATAGTGCCCGGCCAGCGTCTCGGTTCCGGTGGAGGGGGTGGCGTCCGCGTCATACATTCCGGTCTCAGGGTTCAGGACCAGCATCGATTCGCGGGCATAGTAGAGACCGATGCTGGCGAGTTCCGCCTTGTCCGCCATTTTCGGACTGACGCGGCCCAGTGCGGCCAGAATCCAGCGGATGCCCCAGAGCAGCGCCAGCGGCACCTGCCGGAATCGGGGTTCGCGGCCCAGCTGGGCGAACAGCATCTCGCCCTGCTGGCGGGGCGTAATCGCATCCCCTGGCCCGCCAATCGGCAGGATGCGGTTCCAGCGCTCTTCATCGTCCAGGCAGCCAGCTAGATAACGCCCAAGATCGCCATCGCTGATCGGCTTGCAGGCGGTAAGAGTGCCATCGCCGAAGATGAGGAAAGGCTTGCCGCGCTTGACGCGCCCGACCTGCCCGGACAGCGACTTGAAGAAGGCGGTGGGCCGCACGATGGAATAGGTCAGGCCGGAGTGGATCAGTTCGTGCTCGAAAGCAAGCTTGGCGTGCTGAAAGGCCAGAAGCGGTTTCTGCACGCAGATCGCCGACAGCAGCACCATATGCGCAACACCCGCCTGTTTCGCGGCTGCCAGGGCATCGGCATGGGCCTGATGATCGATCTTCCAGGCGTCGCGGGCCCTGCCGGTGCGCGAGGCAAGACAGGAGACCAGCGCATCGAACGCCTCGCCGCGGAAGCCGTCGCGCGCAATCGAACTGGCATCCGTTACATCGCCATAGCGCAGGCTGGCGCCCGGCAGAATCCCCGCGATTTCGTCAGCGCCCGGCACGCCTCCCGACCCAGCACGGGGGCGGATGAAACAGACCACCTCATGCCCCCGGTCAACGAGCGCGCGTACCGTCGCCCGGCCGATGGTTCCGGTTGCGCCCAGCACCAGCACGCGGCGCGGACGCGGAGATCGCGTTTGCGCGGAAGGATCAGTCGGCGATGCTGGGACCATGGGCAACCGGCACGTTGATTTGGACGCCTCTATCGCAGAGAGTAACCGTAACGGGTGTCGATATCGACCCGCCGCAGGGCGCCCCTTCCCCGCTGTTCAGCGCCGGCTAGGCGACCTGCCGCCTGGACAGCCGGTACAGCAGCCCGACGCAGATCAGCATCGCGGCGGAAAGGCCCGCCAGCAGGGTAAGGCCGGCCTGAAAGCCGCCGGTCATGTCGTACAGCATGCCCAAAGCGAAGGGACCACCTGCCCCGCCCACCTCGGCGGCGGCGAAGAACAGGCCGCTGGCCGCCCCGGCCCGCCTGGTGCCGATGCCCGGCGTCTCCACCAGGATCAGGATGGCGATGGTCATGAGGGAGGAGCGCGCAATGCCCTGCAGCACCAGGCCGGCCATCAGGCTGGGCTGCCACACCGTACCGATCAGCAGGCAGGACAGGAAGGCGGCGACGAACAGGCCGGCCAGGATCGGCAGCCGTCGCGCCGGGGTAGCGAGGCGCGGGATGACCAGCGATCCCAGGATACCGATCAGCGTCGGCACCGCTGCCCAGTAGCCGGCCTCGGCCGGTGTCATGCCCGACACGCGCAGCAGCTCCGGCAGCCAGTTATTGAGGCCGTGATTGTAGGTGAAGATGCCCACGCTCATGACCAGGATGATAGGTACCGCCGGGATGCGTAGCAGTTCGGCCACGCCGCCGCCCTGCCCGTCCTTGCGCGCCGCAGCCTCCTCCGCATCGTCGCGGGCGCGGATCGTCGGCAGGCTGGCGATCATCAGCCACAGTAGCCCGCCCGCCACCGAGATCGTCGCCCACAGCCACAGCACGGCGCGCCAGTCGTCGCCGAAGGCCGGCATCAGCACGGAATTGGTCAGCGAAAAGGCGATGATGCCGCCAATATTCGGCCCGGTGATGTAGATGCCCATCGCAAATCCGCGCTCCGAGCCTGCGAACCAGCGCGCGATCACCTTCGGCGCGCCGGCGGAGACGATGGGCCCGCCGATGCCGAACAGCGCTACCGCCAGATAAAGCAGCGTCGCACCTTCCGCCATGCCGCGCAGATAGCCCGAGGCCGCGATGATCATCGCCCCCAGCAGCAGCGCCCAGCGCGCGCCCATGCGATCTAGTAACGCGCCGCAGGGAATCGCGGCACCGATATAGACCAGCTGCCAGATGCCCAGCACGCCGCCCATCGCCGTGTTGCTGATGCCAAGATCGCGGGTGATCGGCCCGATCAGCGGCGCGAGGCCGGCGATGGTGAGGCCGAAACAGCAATAGACGACCCACACGCCGAACAGCACAAGCCAGCGGAGCGGCGTCGGCAAGGCGGCATCGGTCGGTGGCGTCATGCAGGCTCATCGGGATAAACGGGCGGGTGCGGCACGATAGCATGGCGGGCCATCGGGGAAAGAGGGCTAGAGAGCTGCATTCCCCGCCCGAGAGACTGACGCTACGGCGGCAGCCACTGACATTGCCCGTCCCCCCCCGCACTTGTTGCGGGGGTCCAGGCCTCGGCTTGCTGGATGCCCGCCCGTGTAAGCTGAACCCTGGATTCCCGGCACCCATGGGGCTTGGGGCCGGGAATGACGACCTGAGAAAGCCATCTTTCACAATTCAAGCGTCAGAATTACAGACAAACACAAAAGAAAACGCCGGGCACGAGGCCCGGCGTCTTTGGTAGTTCCTTGCGGCCCAGATCAGGCTGCGCGGATATCGGCCAGGAAGGTTTCGATCTCGCGGCGCATCTGCTCCGACTTTTCCGAAAGCTCCTGCGCCGCGCTCAGCACCTCCGCACCGGCGGCACCGGTCTGCTCGGCGGCGCCGCTGACCTTCTCGATGCTGTCGGTCACGCCTTCGGTCGCCGAGGCGGCTTCCTGCACATTGCGTGCGATCTCCGCCGTGGTCGCGTTCTGCTCCTCGACCGCGGCCGAGATGGTGGCGGAAATCTCGTTCACCTGAGCGATGACCGCGGCGATGGACGCGATCGCCTCCACCGTCGAGCCGGTGGCCGACTGCATGGCGTTGATCTGCTCGACGATGTCCTCGGTCGCCTTGGCGGTCTGGCTGGCGAGGTTCTTCACCTCCGAGGCCACCACGGCGAAGCCCTTGCCGGCTTCACCAGCGCGGGCCGCCTCGATGGTGGCGTTCAGTGCCAGCAGATTGGTCTGCTCCGCGATGTCGTTAATCAGGCCGACAACCTCGCCGATGCGCTTCGCCGAATTGGCGAGATTCTCGACGATGCTGCTGGTCTGCTCCGCCTCATGCGAGGCCTGACGGGCAACCTTGGTGCTCTGCTCGACCTGACGGGCAATCTCGGCGGTCGAGCTAGACATCTCGTCGGTCGCCGCCGCCACGGTCTGCACATTGGCCGAGGTCTGCTGCGCCGCCGTCGAGGTGGCCTGCGCCTGGTCGCTGGCGACCTGGGCGACATCGGTCATGCTGGTGGCGGTGCGCTCCAGCTCCGTGGCCGCGGCGGCGACACCGCCCAGCACACCGGAGATGCTGCTGTCGAACTTCATCAGCATCGCCTCGATGGCGCGCTGGCGCTCCTCGCGCTTGCGCTGCTCCTCGGCGGTGGCGGCTTCCATGCGCCGCTTGGCCTCCGCATTGTCGCGGAACACGACCAGCGTACCGGCCAGATCGCCGATCTCGTCCTTGCGGTCCTTGTAGGGAATCTCACCATCGAGATCGCCCTCGGAGACACGCAGCATGGCGGCCGTGATGCCAGCCATGGGCCGGGTGACACGGCCCCGCACGATCATCAGGCCGGCGACACCGATGGCCAGCGCCAGCAGCAGCAGGCCGGTGTTCAGCGTCAACATCATCTGGGCATTCGCGTTGCGGTTCGCCGCATAGTCCGACAAGGCGGAAAGCGCGGTGGTGGCAACGCCGACCATGTCGTCCAGCGCCGCAATGCTGATCTTGCCCCATTCCGCCTTGGACACCGGCGAAGCGGTACCGGCGGCAAGCGCCGCGTCGATCTTGTCGCGCGCCGGGATCAGCGTATCGATGTAGATGGTCTTTGCCTTGGCGAAGGCAGCCGCGACCCTGGGGTCAACGCCATCGCGCGACACCAGCATCTCCAGCTGGCTCCAGCCCGCCTGGGCCTGGCCACGCCAGACCAGCATCCGGGCCTGCTGGGCAGGCTTCACACTGCCGGCATCGATGGCGTCGCCGACCACGACGCGCTCCAGCCCAACCGCATCGCGGGTCAGGTAGGCGGCGTCCTTGATGGCGATCAGCTCGGCGCTGATCGGGCCAGCCAGGCGCATTTCGGTGCCAAGATGATTCGAGATGGATTCCAGAAGGTTCACCATGACCGTGGCGTTCTTCTGCCATTCATCGGCAAGGCCGGCACGGCGATTGGACAGCGGACCACGCAGGCCGGGATCGACCTCGGTACGCAGTGCCTTCAGCTTGTCGAGGGCCGCCGTCAGCTTCTGCACCGAGGCATCGGGACCGCAATCGATCTCGCCGCAGGCCTTGATAACGGCCTCGGTCGCCGGGCCGGAGATGCCGCGCACCTTGGTGATCGTCTCCAGCAGACCGTTGGAGGCCACAGCATCAGCCTTCAGCGCGCTGGTCACGGGACCGCGCTCCAGCCGGGTATTCTGCAGCGCGTCGAACACGTCACCGGCCGCATTGGCCTGGATCAGGACCTGACCGGCCTGACGCTGCTGAGAGACGGCCGAGACCATCTCGCGGATACAGAAGGTGAGAAGGAAGACCAGCAGAACGGCGAACAGGCCGGTCAGCAGGTTGGCAATACGAATGCCCTTGGCGAACATGGCGATATCCTTGTGGATTATGATTACCGCCTCTTCTTATTCCCAAGTAATTAACAAAAGGTTATAGGGTTAATTGCATAAAATGCCGTACAAATTCCTTGCGTTACTTGATCGCCAGCCGGAGGTGGCTCAGGTGACAAGATACGTGAAGGGATGGTGCATAAAGGCTTTCCATGCCAATATTATTAGAAAATATGCATGGAGAAGTATGATCGCACTGTTAGCCACCATCACAGGCCTGACACCGTCCCTTGCCGCCGGCATGGGACTGTTGACGCTGGTGCATGGCGATGCCTACTGGATACAGAGCGACCCGCGCTACATGGGCACGGACGGCCTGCATTGCTGCGGCGTGGAGGATTGCCGGCCGGCACACAAGGGCGAGGTTGTCGCCTTCGAAAGCGGCTATGTCATCACCTCGACCGGGCAGGTGGTGCGGCCTGACCGCAACCGCGCAATCTATACCTCGATCGACGACCGCTTCTGGCTGTGCTTCTGGAAGGGGCATGTGCGCTGCATGTTCATCCCGAACCTGACGCAGTAGCCCAACCCGCTCGCCAGCCGCCTACCACATGCTCTTGCGGGCGCGCTCCGGCCATTCCCGGTCATAGGCATCGCCGCCGACCGTCTCGTCAGACAGATTGGCGAGGATACGCCCCGGTGTCGGCAGGCTCTTCGGATCGACATGGCGCTCCGGGTTCCACAGCTCGGACCGCACAATGGCGCGGGCGCACTGGAAATAGACGCGCTCCACCTTCATGACGATGACGCTGCGCGGCGCCTTCTCCTCCACCGCGAAGCTTTCCAGCAAGTCCGGATCGGTTGAGAGCTGCGCAGTTCCGTTCACCCGCAGCGTGGTGCCGGAACCGGGGATCAGGAACAGCAGCGCCACACGCGGGTCGCGCACGATATTGGCCAGCGAATCGACGCGGTTGTTGCCGCGCCGGTCCGGCATCAGCAGGGTTTTCTCATCGGCTATCCTGACGAAACCTGCCTTGTCGCCGCGCGGGGAGCAGTCCAGCCCCTCCGGCCCTGATGTCGCCAGCGCCACGAAGGGCGAGGCCTCGATGAAGCGGCGGTAATCCGGCGTGATCCGGTCCACCTCCTTCACCAGCGATGCCTCGGATGCCTCGCCATACAGCGCGTTCAATTCCTCGACAGTGGCGATGATCGGCATGGCATTTTCCCTTTTCCGCGAAACCGGCGGGAGCATAGTCGAAGCCGCACCACCCGCCTATCCGGACGATGCCGCTGATTGGTCGGGGGGCAGCCTATTGGTCGGGATCAGCTGAAGAAATCCAGCAGCGCGGATGCTGCCTGCTCCGGCTCCTCCTCGACAACGAAATGCCCGCAATCCAGCGCCACCTCGGACACTTCATTGGCCCAGCCGCGCCAGATATCCGCCGGGGAGGACGCCTTCGGCCCCAGATAGCCACGCGCCCACAGCACCAGCACCGGGCAGGCGATCTTCCGCCCGGCGGCGCGGTCCTCCGCATCCTGGCGACGGTCGATGCCGGCCCCGGCACGGTAATCCTCGCAGGTGGCGGCAATGACGTAGGGATCGTGGAACTGCCGCAGATATTCCCGCACCGCCGCCGGGTCCAGCCGGTCGCGATAGACCGCCCAGCGTTCCAGCAGATGGCTGAAATAGAAATCGGGATCGCTGCCAATCAGCCTTTCCGGCACCGGCGCCGGGACGGCCAGGAACGGCCAGTGATAGGTGGCAATGGCATTGTCGGCATTCATCCGCTCCCAGTTCTCTAGGGTCGGGATGATGTCGAGCGCGGCGAACTTGGTCACCCGCTCCGGATGGTCGAGGCACAGCCGGTAGCCGACGCGCCCGCCCCGGTCATGGCCCGCCAGCGCGAAACGCTTATGGCCAAGGCCCTCCATCAGCACCACCATGTCGGCGGCCATGACGCGCTTGGAATAGGCCAGGTGATCGGGATCGCGCGCCTCATCCGGCGCCGGTCCCCGGCTGCGGCCATAGCCGCGCAGATCCGGCAGCACCAGCGTGAAGCGCTTGGCCAGCGCCGGGGCCACCTTGTGCCAGGCGTGATGGGTCTGCGGATAGCCGTGCAGCAACAGCAAGGGCGGTCCGCTGCCGCCGGTGCGGTAATAGACCTCCGCCTCGCCGAGACGGGCCGTGCCTTCCCTGAAGCCGTCGAACATGATCCGCCTCCCTACAGGCGAACAGAATGGCGGAAACGATCATGGCCCACAATCCGCTGGACAGGCGCATCCTCCGACCGGCACCCTGCCGACACCCCTGAAACGGGCAAAGAAAAAAGCGGAGGAACATGATGCAGCACGATGTTCGCGGCCTGGCCCTGTCCACCGACAGCGCGGAGGCAGCCACCGCCTTCAACGCCGCCATCGCCGACTATCTGGAATACCGCCTGTCGGCCGGCGAGAAGGTGAAGCAGGTGCTGGCCGCCGATCCGGATTTCGCGATGGGGCATATCCTGCGCGGCTATTTCATGCTGCTGATCGGCTCCAATGCCACCCTGCCGGCGGCCCAGAAGGCGCTGGCGCAGGCCAAGACCCTGGCCGCAGGAATCACGCCACGCGAGACGCTGCATCTGGCCGCCCT encodes:
- a CDS encoding NAD(P)H-binding protein, with translation MVPASPTDPSAQTRSPRPRRVLVLGATGTIGRATVRALVDRGHEVVCFIRPRAGSGGVPGADEIAGILPGASLRYGDVTDASSIARDGFRGEAFDALVSCLASRTGRARDAWKIDHQAHADALAAAKQAGVAHMVLLSAICVQKPLLAFQHAKLAFEHELIHSGLTYSIVRPTAFFKSLSGQVGRVKRGKPFLIFGDGTLTACKPISDGDLGRYLAGCLDDEERWNRILPIGGPGDAITPRQQGEMLFAQLGREPRFRQVPLALLWGIRWILAALGRVSPKMADKAELASIGLYYARESMLVLNPETGMYDADATPSTGTETLAGHYARLIRGEARDDRGDHAVF
- a CDS encoding MFS transporter, translated to MTPPTDAALPTPLRWLVLFGVWVVYCCFGLTIAGLAPLIGPITRDLGISNTAMGGVLGIWQLVYIGAAIPCGALLDRMGARWALLLGAMIIAASGYLRGMAEGATLLYLAVALFGIGGPIVSAGAPKVIARWFAGSERGFAMGIYITGPNIGGIIAFSLTNSVLMPAFGDDWRAVLWLWATISVAGGLLWLMIASLPTIRARDDAEEAAARKDGQGGGVAELLRIPAVPIILVMSVGIFTYNHGLNNWLPELLRVSGMTPAEAGYWAAVPTLIGILGSLVIPRLATPARRLPILAGLFVAAFLSCLLIGTVWQPSLMAGLVLQGIARSSLMTIAILILVETPGIGTRRAGAASGLFFAAAEVGGAGGPFALGMLYDMTGGFQAGLTLLAGLSAAMLICVGLLYRLSRRQVA
- a CDS encoding methyl-accepting chemotaxis protein, coding for MFAKGIRIANLLTGLFAVLLVFLLTFCIREMVSAVSQQRQAGQVLIQANAAGDVFDALQNTRLERGPVTSALKADAVASNGLLETITKVRGISGPATEAVIKACGEIDCGPDASVQKLTAALDKLKALRTEVDPGLRGPLSNRRAGLADEWQKNATVMVNLLESISNHLGTEMRLAGPISAELIAIKDAAYLTRDAVGLERVVVGDAIDAGSVKPAQQARMLVWRGQAQAGWSQLEMLVSRDGVDPRVAAAFAKAKTIYIDTLIPARDKIDAALAAGTASPVSKAEWGKISIAALDDMVGVATTALSALSDYAANRNANAQMMLTLNTGLLLLALAIGVAGLMIVRGRVTRPMAGITAAMLRVSEGDLDGEIPYKDRKDEIGDLAGTLVVFRDNAEAKRRMEAATAEEQRKREERQRAIEAMLMKFDSSISGVLGGVAAAATELERTATSMTDVAQVASDQAQATSTAAQQTSANVQTVAAATDEMSSSTAEIARQVEQSTKVARQASHEAEQTSSIVENLANSAKRIGEVVGLINDIAEQTNLLALNATIEAARAGEAGKGFAVVASEVKNLASQTAKATEDIVEQINAMQSATGSTVEAIASIAAVIAQVNEISATISAAVEEQNATTAEIARNVQEAASATEGVTDSIEKVSGAAEQTGAAGAEVLSAAQELSEKSEQMRREIETFLADIRAA
- a CDS encoding pyridoxamine 5'-phosphate oxidase family protein, with protein sequence MPIIATVEELNALYGEASEASLVKEVDRITPDYRRFIEASPFVALATSGPEGLDCSPRGDKAGFVRIADEKTLLMPDRRGNNRVDSLANIVRDPRVALLFLIPGSGTTLRVNGTAQLSTDPDLLESFAVEEKAPRSVIVMKVERVYFQCARAIVRSELWNPERHVDPKSLPTPGRILANLSDETVGGDAYDREWPERARKSMW
- a CDS encoding alpha/beta fold hydrolase, which translates into the protein MFDGFREGTARLGEAEVYYRTGGSGPPLLLLHGYPQTHHAWHKVAPALAKRFTLVLPDLRGYGRSRGPAPDEARDPDHLAYSKRVMAADMVVLMEGLGHKRFALAGHDRGGRVGYRLCLDHPERVTKFAALDIIPTLENWERMNADNAIATYHWPFLAVPAPVPERLIGSDPDFYFSHLLERWAVYRDRLDPAAVREYLRQFHDPYVIAATCEDYRAGAGIDRRQDAEDRAAGRKIACPVLVLWARGYLGPKASSPADIWRGWANEVSEVALDCGHFVVEEEPEQAASALLDFFS